One window of the Microtus ochrogaster isolate Prairie Vole_2 chromosome 10, MicOch1.0, whole genome shotgun sequence genome contains the following:
- the LOC101999158 gene encoding olfactory receptor 2A12-like → MWMLPGQNQSWVSEFILLGFSSDPTTNSILFIVFLLIYLSSVLGNGLIILLICMDTHLHTPMYFFLCILSLLDMGYVTTTMPQMLVHLLAKSQTISFAGCWMQMYVFGALGITECTFFVVMAYDRYVAICHPLRYTVILKWDLCIWLAAGTWICGFLFSLLHTFFTMSLPYCGPNKVNHYFCEGPSVRSLACMDTYLIEMVDLVLSVFVVVTPISLIVASYVHIAKAILKIKSTQGRCKAFSTCASHLTVVTFFYGPSTYIYMRPNSSYSAERDKQISLFYNAFTALLNPVVYSLRNKDIKRAFLKVVGHGRVD, encoded by the coding sequence ATGTGGATGCTTCCAGGACAGAACCAAAGCTGGGTTTCTGAGTTCATCCTGCTTGGCTTCTCCAGTGACCCCACGACCAACAGCATCCTCTTCATTGTGTTCCTTCTCATCtacctgagctcagtcctgggCAATGGGCTCATCATCCTGCTGATCTGCAtggacacacatctgcacactcccatgtacttcttcctctgtattctctctctgttGGATATGGGTTATGTAACCACCACCATGCCCCAGATGTTGGTGCATCTTCTTGCTAAATCTCAGACCATCTCCTTTGCTGGCTGCTGGATGCAGATGTATGTGTTTGGTGCTCTGGGTATAACTGAGTGCACCTTCTTTGTTGTCATGGCGTATGACAGATATGTGGCCATTTGTCACCCACTTCGTTATACTGTCATCCTTAAGTGGGATCTGTGCATATGGTTGGCAGCTGGAACTTGGATCTgtggtttccttttctctctgttacATACTTTCTTCACCATGAGTTTGCCATACTGTGGGCCTAACAAAGTCAACCACTACTTCTGTGAAGGTCCTTCAGTGCGTAGCCTGGCTTGCATGGATACCTACCTCATTGAGATGGTAGACCTGGTCTTGAGTGTTTTTGTGGTTGTTACCCCCATTTCCCTCATTGTGGCCTCCTATGTTCATATTGCCAAGGCAATTCTCAAGATCAAGTCAACCCAGGGACGCTGCAAGGCTTTCTctacctgtgcctcccacctgaCTGTGGTCACATTCTTCTATGGTCCATCTACTTACATCTACATGAGGCCCAACTCAAGCTACTCTGCTGAGCGAGACAAGCAGATCTCACTGTTTTACAATGCCTTCACTGCCTTGCTCAACCCTGTGGTCTACAGTCTGAGAAACAAAGACATCAAGAGAGCATTTCTCAAGGTGGTGGGGCATGGTAGGGTGGACTAG
- the LOC101981084 gene encoding olfactory receptor 2A12-like yields the protein MTFCHIRIYLSAVSLPVLLLLTVLVYHCSILGNGLIILLICLDTHLHTPMYFFLCILAMLDMGYVTTTMPQMLVNLLAKSQTISFAGCWIQMYVFGALATTESTFFVVMAYDRYVAICHPLRYTVILNWGLCIWLAAGTWICGFFFSLLHTFFIMSLPYCGPNKVSHYFCDSPSVRSLACMDTHLIGMVDLVLSVFVIVTPFSLIVTSYIRIAMAILKIKSTQVHNKAFSTCASHLTVVTFFYGPSTYIYMKSNSSYFPERDKQISLFYNAFTALLNPVVYSLRNKDIKRAFLKAVGNIKLYC from the exons atgacGTTTTGTCACATCCgcatctacctgtctgctgt GAGTCTTCCTGTACTGCTCTTGTTGACAGTATTAGTGTATCATTGTAGCATCC TGGGCAATGGGCTCATCATCCTGCTGATCTGCCTGGACACACATCttcacactcccatgtacttcttcctctgtaTACTCGCCATGTTGGATATGGGTTATGTCACCACCACCATGCCCCAGATGTTGGTGAATCTTCTTGCTAAATCTCAGACCATCTCCTTTGCTGGCTGCTGGATACAGATGTATGTGTTTGGTGCCCTGGCTACTACTGAGAGCACCTTCTTTGTTGTCATGGCTTATGACAGATATGTGGCCATTTGCCACCCTCTGCGTTATACTGTCATCCTCAACTGGGGATTGTGCATATGGTTGGCAGCAGGGACCTGGATCTGTggtttcttcttctctctgttACATACATTCTTTATCATGAGTCTGCCATATTGTGGACCTAACAAGGTTAGTCACTATTTCTGTGACAGCCCTTCAGTGCGTAGCCTGGCTTGCATGGATACCCACCTCATTGGGATGGTAGACCTGGTCTTGAGTGTTTTTGTGATTGTTACTCCCTTTTCCCTCATTGTAACCTCCTATATTCGTATCGCCATGGCAATTCTCAAGATCAAGTCCACCCAAGTTCACAACAAGGCTTTTTctacctgtgcctcccacctgaCTGTGGTCACTTTCTTCTATGGTCCATCCACTTACATCTACATGAAATCCAATTCCAGCTACTTCCCTGAACGAGACAAGCAGATCTCACTGTTTTACAATGCCTTCACTGCCTTGCTCAACCCTGTGGTCTACAGTCTGAGAAACAAAGACATCAAGAGGGCATTTCTCAAGGCAGTAGGAAATATTAAATTGTACTGTTGA